The genomic DNA GACCGACTCCCATGAGAACGCGGTCTGCAGCTTCTTCGGGGTGTCGACGATATGCGACCAGCGCGACCTCACCAGAGAACCGACGGAGCCGACGGTGGCGCCGCCGATGCCGGCGAAGACGAAGACGAATCCCGTCCACCATTCCTCGTACACGGAGACGATGAGCAGCGCCAACGCGATGAGGTGGGTGATGACGATGGGCACCATGACCTTCGCCTGGCCGAGGCGGTCGACGAGGCGAGCGATCCCGGGGCCCGCAAGCGCCTGGACGATCATGTAGACGGCGGAGACGATGCCGGCCATGCCGTACGACCCGGTCACGCCCTGGATGAAGAGGACAATTCCCAGCCCCAGCACTGCGATGGGCATCCGGGCGACGAGACCGGCCAAGGAGAACTTGAGAGCACCGGGAAGCGACAGAATTTCCCGATAGTTATTGAACACCAGGAAAGTCTACCGAGCGCTCCGAATGACAGCCAGACGAATTCTGCGTTATTACTGGTGAATCCCCTCACCTCGGCGCCGGAGGTCATTGGTGGGTAACGAACCGGTATCAGTCCCGGTCCCCCCGGTCGAAACCGGGGATCACTGCGTCTGACAAGGCAGAACACCTCGCCGAGGCGGCTCTGTCCTCCCGTCCGTCCCCGCGGTGCCGGATGGGGTGCGTCGCGTGGCTGAGAAATGGGTCACCTCGGTCGCTATACAATGAGCGGGATTGCCCAATGACCCCGGCGCCCGGCGCCGACCGCTCAAACCCCGGAGTGCCGATGACGGACAACACCACCTTCGACGATCTCTTCGACCACCAGAACGAGGAACAGCAGCGCCCGCGCAAGAAGAAGCGCGTCTGGCGCAAGGTACTCGTCGCACTGCTGATCATCGTCATCCTCGGCGTGCTCGGCATCGGGCTCTACGTCTGGAGCGTCGGTCGGTCGTTCGACAAGAACGCGAACCAGCTCAGCGATGAGCAGGTCTTCGGCAAGTCCGGCGGCGGTAAGGACGGCGACGGCACGAACATCCTGCTCCTGGGCTCGGACGAGTCGATGAAAGATGTCGACGTCAACGATTCGCGCGGCCTGCGTTCGGACACGATCATGGTCATGCACCTGCCCGAGGATGGCGGCAACGTCCAGATCATGTCGATCCCGCGCGACACCTACGTCGACATCGAGGGCCACGGAAAGTCGAAGATCAACGCGGCACTGTCCTACGGCGGTCTGCCGCTGGCGGTGTCGACGGTCTCGGACTTCATCGGCACCGAACTGGATCACGTGGCGATCATCGACTTCGAGGGATTCAAGGCACTGACCGATAGCCTCGGCGGGGTGACCGTGAACTCCGAGCAGGCGTTCGAGAAGAACGGCTACTCGTTCACCAAGGGCGAGAACGTCCTCAACGGTGACGAGGCGCTGACCTTCGTGCGTGAGCGCAAGCAGTTCCAGGACGGCGACCTCCAGCGCGCACGTAACCAACAGGCGTTCATCCGCGGGCTGACGAATGAGATGATCTCGGCCGATACTCTGTCGAACCCGAAGAAGATCCAGGACATGGTCAAGAACTTCGCGCCGTACATGTACGTCGACTCGGGCATGGACGCGAAGTACATCTCCGCGACTGCGTTCAATATGCGCGACGTCCGTCCCGGCGACATCGAGTTCTTCACCGCGCCCGTCGCCGGCGTCGGCACCTCCCCGGACGGTCAGTCGATCGTCAACGTCGACGAGGATGAGCTGAAGAAGGTCCGCGACGCGTTCAAGAACGACACCGTGGCCGACTACGTGCAGAACGCCCCGGAGGCCCACCTCTAAAACCTCGCCGAGGCGGCTCGTCCCCGGGTGTTCCTCGCCGAGGCGGCTCACCGCAGCCGCAGACGTGGACTCCCAGCTCCGCTGAGTCATACATCGAGCCCCGCTCCAGGATCGTTCCGGAGCGGGGCTCTGGTCGTACGGCGAGTTTCGGCCGATATCAGCGGACGCATAATCGCCTTTAGTTCCAGTCATCGAGTTTTAGATCGATGACTGGAACTAAAGGCGATGAGGTCGTGTTGTCCTGGCTCCAGGCGATGACGAGTTCATCTGCATACTTGCCGGCTTCGATCGGATAGCAGATGGACTGCGCGTGAATCTGCGCTCAACGGCCGCACCCGCGCCTGCGGCCCGCACCTGAACGCGCACCAACCGTGGGCTTACTCCAGCACCCCGTCGACGAGAGCGCGGGCGTCATGCTGGACCTGGCGCAGGTGGTCCTCATCGCGGAGCGATTCCGCGTAGATCTTGTAGACGTCTTCCGTGCCCGACGGTCGTACCGCGAACCATGCATTGTCCGTGGTGACCTTGAGCCCGCCGATGGGCGCATTGTTGCCCGGCGCCGAGGTGAGCACAGAAGTGACAGCTTCTCCTCCGACGGTCGAGGCGCTCACCCGGGACGCGTCGAGAGCTCCCAGTCGGGCCTTCTGTTCTCGGGTGGCCGGTGCGTCCTGGCGGGCGTAGGCGCTCGTGCCGTGGTTGGCGGCCAGCCCGGCATAGCGCTGCGAGGGTGTTTGGCCGGTCTTCGCGGTCATCTCGGCGGCAAGCAGTGCGAGGATGATGCC from Brevibacterium sp. JSBI002 includes the following:
- a CDS encoding LCP family protein, with the translated sequence MTDNTTFDDLFDHQNEEQQRPRKKKRVWRKVLVALLIIVILGVLGIGLYVWSVGRSFDKNANQLSDEQVFGKSGGGKDGDGTNILLLGSDESMKDVDVNDSRGLRSDTIMVMHLPEDGGNVQIMSIPRDTYVDIEGHGKSKINAALSYGGLPLAVSTVSDFIGTELDHVAIIDFEGFKALTDSLGGVTVNSEQAFEKNGYSFTKGENVLNGDEALTFVRERKQFQDGDLQRARNQQAFIRGLTNEMISADTLSNPKKIQDMVKNFAPYMYVDSGMDAKYISATAFNMRDVRPGDIEFFTAPVAGVGTSPDGQSIVNVDEDELKKVRDAFKNDTVADYVQNAPEAHL